From one Drosophila subpulchrella strain 33 F10 #4 breed RU33 chromosome 3L, RU_Dsub_v1.1 Primary Assembly, whole genome shotgun sequence genomic stretch:
- the LOC119554318 gene encoding extensin-1, producing MAHFQFLSVASSLLLLLAPTWAGLIAQPSISYAADEHAVAHTQQNVVRSFDGTVSHYAKSVATPYSQVHKQDTRISNNVYQPAVAKSFSYAPAPAPVSIPAPVYSHSTHQEPSHLFTQASPVYHQPAQVYHQADPSVYHQSAHVQTPSVYHQAAPSAYHQAAHVETPSVYHQPAQVQSASVYHQPAHVETPSVYHQPAHYSHQPAHYSHQPAVIHYSPAETVSHMTFDGFGTHYGF from the coding sequence ATGGCTCACTTCCAGTTCCTCAGCGTCGCCTCCAGTTTGCTGCTCCTCCTGGCTCCCACCTGGGCGGGATTGATTGCCCAGCCGAGCATTAGCTATGCCGCCGACGAGCACGCGGTGGCCCACACCCAACAGAATGTGGTGAGGAGCTTCGACGGCACCGTCTCCCACTATGCCAAGTCGGTGGCCACGCCCTACTCGCAGGTCCACAAGCAGGACACCCGGATCAGCAACAATGTCTACCAGCCGGCGGTGGCCAAGAGCTTCAGCTATGCCCCGGCTCCCGCTCCAGTCTCGATCCCAGCTCCCGTCTACAGCCACAGCACTCATCAGGAGCCATCCCACCTGTTCACCCAGGCATCGCCGGTGTACCACCAGCCTGCTCAGGTCTACCATCAGGCTGATCCATCGGTTTACCACCAGTCCGCTCATGTCCAGACTCCATCGGTCTACCACCAGGCTGCTCCATCGGCCTACCACCAGGCTGCTCATGTGGAGACACCCTCGGTCTACCATCAGCCCGCTCAGGTGCAGAGTGCTTCGGTCTACCACCAACCTGCCCATGTGGAGACTCCTTCGGTCTACCACCAGCCCGCCCACTACAGTCACCAGCCCGCCCACTACAGTCACCAGCCCGCCGTCATCCATTATTCCCCTGCGGAGACCGTCTCCCACATGACCTTCGATGGTTTCGGTACCCACTACGGATTCTAG